A window of the Nibribacter ruber genome harbors these coding sequences:
- a CDS encoding TrmH family RNA methyltransferase gives MISKGNLKYIRSLQIKKYRGLHQAFTVEGEKSVVELLQSDFDIEAVFATDKFLQKHTALLKKGSLVVQTSEEELAKAGSLESNNAALAIAKMKSAQPFQWNEQELVLALDDVRDPGNLGTIIRIADWYGLTSIVLSETSADFYNQKVINATMGSFTRVTPHYVSLPEFLEKRPKNAPVYGAALQGQNVHRLHLKPGGVLIMGNEAHGIRPEIMEMVTQPLTIPGRGGAESLNVGTATAILLDNFYRNI, from the coding sequence ATGATTTCGAAAGGGAACTTGAAGTACATTAGGTCACTGCAAATAAAGAAATATAGAGGGCTTCACCAAGCGTTCACGGTAGAAGGCGAAAAGAGCGTGGTAGAACTGCTGCAATCTGATTTTGACATAGAAGCCGTTTTTGCCACCGACAAATTTCTCCAGAAGCATACCGCTCTTCTCAAAAAAGGTTCTCTGGTAGTGCAAACCAGTGAAGAAGAGCTGGCCAAGGCCGGAAGCCTGGAAAGCAACAACGCCGCCCTGGCCATAGCCAAGATGAAATCCGCCCAGCCTTTCCAGTGGAACGAGCAGGAACTGGTTTTAGCGTTAGACGATGTACGCGACCCCGGCAACCTGGGCACCATCATCCGCATTGCGGACTGGTACGGCCTCACGTCCATTGTGCTTTCAGAAACATCTGCTGACTTTTACAACCAGAAGGTGATCAATGCCACCATGGGCTCTTTCACCAGAGTTACACCTCATTACGTTAGTTTACCCGAGTTTCTGGAAAAAAGGCCAAAAAACGCCCCTGTGTACGGCGCCGCTTTGCAAGGCCAGAACGTGCATCGCCTTCATTTGAAACCAGGGGGCGTTTTGATCATGGGCAATGAGGCACACGGCATACGGCCAGAAATCATGGAAATGGTGACCCAACCCCTGACCATTCCCGGCCGCGGCGGCGCAGAATCCTTGAACGTGGGCACCGCCACCGCCATTCTCCTGGACAACTTCTACCGAAATATTTAA
- the tamL gene encoding translocation and assembly module lipoprotein TamL → MLCLLAGCSPTRHLAENEKLLRRIKLEGVKQNDKAAIASLYRQKPNRRVLGIPLYLHLYYLGKKFYNPDRIQREMEEETTDFNRKIARAGSDSVHVDKLIERKENKLAKLQNKMENGNWMMRTVGEPPAIFDSLLLVESVDQVKLYLNSKGFFRSEVTASKEEKDKKVYVTLHIDEDEPFKIVQHSYAIPDTAVLALVKSSQANSFIKLQQNFEESVLTQERSRMEGLLKNNGYYDFRQQYVTFEADTSYEAYSVRLVTQVANPTDSTVHKVYTINKVSFISDAGTTRFGRKRDTLLLNNVYYLAYRQRFSPKILDRKVIIRPGQKYSNANTLANQQLLSSLDMFKYTTINYTKLEDSVQTQNKQALLDATINTSPLPRFQETTELGATFTERVPGPYTSLRFRIRNIFGGAELFDIGVRAGVEGQLQISDGTVGRRTEIGTDLGITFPQFLVPFNTNSILVSYNPRTRVSTGYTYVDRNEYTRTNFNVSLDYIWQKKNVHQFSFSPIDLNIISVPRIEPTFRDNLVSLEAQGYPLLQSFNDAFVSSIHFTSLYNTANYNQTNDAKLVRLFVESGGFLGQYLAKSFKSLNTYKFMKGSFDYRRYHPLGKNMMFVYRGNVGLAKPMGGSQILPYDKFFFAGGPSSVRAWLPRRLGPGSSASINVSGNSVNYDFEKPGEILIELNSEYRFRMFRFGTTSVNGAVFLDAGNVWLFKEGATTPGSINGDPEPDIISQPGAKFEFNRFYQELAVGTGFGVRFDFGFAILRFDIATKVHDPARAKGDRFVLGDFNPNKVIGNSNQTTFNLGIGYPF, encoded by the coding sequence ATGCTGTGCCTATTGGCGGGCTGCTCTCCTACCCGGCACCTGGCTGAAAATGAGAAGCTGCTGCGCCGTATCAAGCTGGAAGGCGTCAAGCAGAACGACAAGGCCGCCATTGCCTCTTTGTACCGCCAGAAGCCCAACCGGCGCGTGCTGGGCATTCCTTTGTACCTGCACCTCTACTACTTAGGCAAGAAGTTCTACAACCCAGACCGCATCCAGCGCGAGATGGAAGAAGAAACCACCGACTTTAACCGTAAGATTGCCCGCGCCGGCAGTGACTCTGTGCACGTAGACAAATTAATTGAGCGCAAAGAGAACAAGCTGGCCAAACTCCAGAACAAAATGGAGAACGGCAACTGGATGATGCGCACCGTGGGCGAACCGCCCGCCATTTTTGACTCTCTGCTGCTGGTAGAATCCGTGGACCAGGTGAAGCTGTATCTCAACTCCAAAGGCTTTTTCCGGAGCGAGGTGACGGCCAGCAAAGAAGAGAAAGACAAAAAAGTATATGTGACCCTGCACATTGACGAGGACGAACCCTTCAAGATTGTGCAACACAGCTATGCCATTCCAGACACCGCCGTGCTGGCCCTGGTAAAATCCTCCCAGGCCAATAGCTTCATCAAACTGCAGCAGAATTTTGAGGAGTCTGTGCTTACCCAGGAACGAAGTAGAATGGAGGGCCTGCTTAAGAACAACGGGTACTATGATTTCAGGCAGCAGTACGTCACGTTTGAGGCAGACACCAGCTATGAGGCCTACAGCGTACGTCTGGTCACGCAGGTGGCTAACCCTACAGACAGTACCGTGCACAAAGTGTACACCATCAACAAAGTATCTTTTATATCTGATGCCGGCACAACGCGCTTCGGTCGTAAGCGGGACACGCTTTTGCTCAACAACGTATATTACCTGGCGTACAGACAGCGGTTTTCTCCCAAGATTCTGGACCGAAAAGTCATCATTCGGCCGGGGCAGAAATACTCCAATGCCAACACTTTGGCCAACCAGCAGCTCTTGTCCAGTCTGGACATGTTCAAGTACACCACCATTAACTACACCAAGCTAGAAGACAGCGTCCAGACCCAAAACAAGCAGGCCCTGTTGGATGCTACCATCAATACCTCACCGCTGCCTAGGTTCCAGGAGACTACGGAATTGGGTGCCACCTTTACGGAACGCGTACCGGGTCCATATACCAGTTTGCGTTTCAGGATCAGGAACATCTTTGGCGGGGCCGAACTCTTTGACATTGGCGTACGGGCCGGCGTAGAGGGACAGCTGCAGATCAGCGATGGTACCGTGGGCCGTAGAACTGAGATTGGTACTGATTTGGGCATTACTTTCCCTCAGTTTCTGGTGCCCTTCAATACCAACAGTATTCTGGTCAGCTACAACCCCAGGACTAGGGTGAGCACCGGCTACACCTACGTTGACCGCAATGAGTACACGCGCACCAATTTCAACGTGTCTCTGGATTACATCTGGCAGAAAAAGAACGTGCACCAGTTCAGCTTCTCGCCGATAGACCTCAACATCATCAGCGTTCCCAGAATAGAGCCCACCTTCCGGGACAATCTGGTGAGCTTAGAAGCCCAGGGCTATCCCCTTTTGCAGAGTTTCAATGATGCTTTCGTATCATCCATCCACTTCACCAGCCTGTATAACACCGCCAATTACAACCAGACCAATGATGCCAAGCTGGTGCGTTTGTTTGTGGAGTCGGGCGGATTTTTGGGTCAATACCTGGCCAAAAGCTTTAAAAGCCTGAACACCTACAAGTTCATGAAGGGCAGCTTTGATTACCGGCGTTACCACCCGCTGGGCAAAAACATGATGTTTGTGTACCGCGGCAATGTGGGACTGGCCAAGCCGATGGGAGGATCACAAATTCTGCCCTATGATAAGTTTTTCTTCGCGGGCGGACCGTCCAGCGTGCGGGCCTGGCTGCCTAGACGTCTGGGGCCTGGTTCCAGCGCTAGTATCAACGTCAGCGGAAACTCGGTGAACTATGACTTTGAAAAGCCAGGTGAGATTCTGATTGAGTTGAATTCTGAATACCGGTTCCGGATGTTCCGTTTTGGTACCACCTCAGTGAACGGCGCGGTCTTTTTGGATGCGGGTAACGTTTGGCTGTTCAAGGAAGGCGCCACTACCCCGGGTTCCATCAACGGTGACCCAGAACCCGACATCATCAGCCAGCCCGGCGCTAAGTTTGAGTTCAACCGCTTTTACCAGGAACTGGCCGTGGGCACAGGCTTTGGTGTACGTTTTGACTTTGGGTTTGCCATCCTGCGCTTTGACATTGCCACCAAAGTCCATGACCCCGCCCGCGCCAAGGGAGACCGCTTTGTACTTGGTGACTTCAACCCCAACAAAGTCATCGGCAACAGTAACCAGACCACTTTTAACTTGGGCATTGGCTATCCGTTTTAG
- a CDS encoding alpha-ketoacid dehydrogenase subunit alpha/beta, with translation MEPTPVDFSVKVDQQILVNAYKLMLTAKTMAHLYEENKAICSKYVHSTSRGHEAIQLATACHLTPRDFLSVYYRDESILLGLGLQPYELMLQLMAKRDDPFSGGRTYYGHPSLRREGFPVIPHQSSATGMQAIPATGMAHALAYLESQGLENVEEGRVALCSLGDGSVTEGEVAEAFQMAVLKKLPIIYLVQDNDWGISATGEEMRAMDAYEYAAGFKGMERLRVDGSDFVDSYLGMEEAFRIVRTERRPVLVHAKCPLLGHHTSGVRREWYRGDNLNQHSLQDPLPKLGNLLLEIGYTEADLEQMVQEVEQEVQAQYEQALAAANPDPATFNLHEFAPTPIIEEKGNRNPAGAEKTTMVDAALHAVDDILKQYPEALFYGQDVGGELGGVFREAALLAKKYGDNRVFNTPIQEAYIVGSTAGMSAVGAKPIVEIQFADYIWPGINQLVEELSKSCYLSMGKFPIQSLIRVPIGAYGGGGPYHSGSIESTLLNIRGIKVVYPSNAADMKGLMKAAFLDPNPVVMLEHKGLYWSKVPGTEDAKTFEPDADYILPLGKANVVQQASPEQLRNGTTVTVITYGMGVYWAKAASKELSGSVEIVDLRTLNPLDWETVVASVELHGKVLVLTEEPLMNSFAESLAGRISRECFQRLDAPVFTLGAENLPAIPLNVELEKMMLPNADKVLASLQDLLDY, from the coding sequence ATGGAGCCCACCCCGGTAGATTTTTCTGTGAAGGTTGATCAACAGATTCTGGTAAACGCTTACAAACTCATGCTCACGGCCAAAACCATGGCTCACTTGTATGAAGAAAATAAAGCCATCTGTAGTAAGTACGTGCATAGCACTTCTAGGGGTCATGAGGCCATTCAATTGGCTACTGCCTGTCATTTAACTCCCAGAGATTTCCTGTCAGTTTATTATAGAGACGAGTCTATTTTACTAGGCCTGGGCTTGCAGCCCTATGAGCTCATGCTGCAACTCATGGCCAAGCGCGACGACCCGTTCAGCGGCGGCCGCACCTATTACGGACACCCGTCCTTGCGCCGCGAGGGGTTTCCGGTTATTCCTCACCAAAGTTCGGCTACGGGCATGCAGGCCATCCCGGCAACGGGCATGGCCCACGCGCTGGCTTACTTAGAATCACAAGGCCTGGAGAATGTGGAAGAAGGCAGAGTAGCGCTTTGTTCCTTAGGCGATGGTTCAGTGACCGAAGGCGAAGTGGCCGAGGCGTTCCAAATGGCGGTCTTGAAGAAGCTGCCCATCATTTACCTGGTGCAGGACAACGATTGGGGCATCTCGGCGACTGGTGAAGAAATGCGCGCCATGGACGCATACGAGTATGCCGCCGGGTTCAAAGGAATGGAGCGACTGCGCGTAGACGGATCTGACTTTGTAGACTCTTACCTGGGCATGGAAGAGGCGTTCAGAATTGTGCGCACTGAGCGCCGCCCGGTGTTGGTGCACGCCAAATGTCCTTTGCTGGGTCACCATACTTCGGGGGTAAGAAGAGAATGGTACCGCGGCGATAACCTAAACCAACATTCCCTCCAGGACCCGCTTCCAAAACTGGGCAATTTGTTACTGGAAATTGGCTACACCGAAGCAGACTTAGAGCAGATGGTGCAAGAGGTGGAGCAAGAAGTGCAGGCCCAATATGAGCAAGCCCTGGCTGCTGCCAACCCAGACCCAGCCACGTTCAACCTGCATGAGTTCGCCCCAACGCCCATCATTGAAGAAAAAGGCAACAGAAATCCGGCGGGCGCTGAGAAAACGACCATGGTAGATGCCGCCCTGCATGCCGTAGATGATATTTTAAAGCAGTACCCAGAGGCTTTGTTTTATGGCCAGGATGTGGGCGGTGAACTAGGTGGCGTGTTTAGGGAGGCTGCCTTGCTGGCCAAAAAATACGGCGATAACCGTGTGTTCAACACGCCTATCCAAGAAGCCTACATCGTTGGGTCTACGGCAGGCATGTCTGCGGTGGGGGCCAAGCCGATTGTGGAGATACAGTTCGCGGATTATATCTGGCCGGGCATCAACCAGTTGGTGGAGGAACTCTCTAAAAGCTGTTACCTGAGCATGGGCAAATTCCCTATACAGTCCTTGATTCGCGTTCCTATTGGTGCGTATGGCGGGGGCGGACCATACCACTCAGGCAGCATTGAGTCTACGCTCTTGAACATCCGGGGCATTAAAGTGGTGTACCCAAGCAACGCCGCTGACATGAAAGGCTTGATGAAAGCCGCCTTCCTGGACCCGAATCCCGTGGTGATGCTGGAGCACAAAGGCCTGTATTGGTCAAAAGTACCGGGCACCGAGGACGCCAAAACCTTTGAACCAGACGCTGACTATATCTTACCATTGGGCAAAGCCAACGTAGTCCAACAAGCCAGCCCAGAACAACTGCGCAACGGTACCACTGTGACGGTTATTACCTACGGTATGGGTGTTTACTGGGCAAAAGCCGCCAGCAAAGAATTGTCTGGGTCAGTAGAAATTGTGGATTTGCGCACCTTGAACCCGCTGGACTGGGAAACCGTGGTAGCCTCTGTGGAACTTCATGGCAAAGTGTTGGTATTAACGGAAGAACCTTTGATGAACTCCTTCGCCGAGTCTTTGGCAGGCCGCATCTCCAGAGAATGCTTCCAACGCCTAGACGCCCCCGTGTTCACCTTAGGCGCCGAAAACCTTCCTGCTATTCCTCTCAATGTGGAACTGGAGAAAATGATGCTTCCCAACGCAGACAAAGTACTTGCTTCTTTGCAGGACCTGTTAGATTACTAG
- the hemF gene encoding oxygen-dependent coproporphyrinogen oxidase → MKEEIQKWFKNFQERLCQSLEECDGIAKFQEDVWDRPGGGGGAARVIQNGAVFEKGGVNFSAVEGVLHERAAKALLMPDPHFFATGVSVVIHPENPHVPITHMNVRYFEAGNGEAWFGGGIDLTPIYVYEDQGKFFHQQLKDTCDRFQASYYPEFKQWADDYFYIPHREETRGIGGIFFDRLTPKENISLEDRFAFVQAVADTFAPTYTQIVNFNRDKPYSPQEKEWQLIRRGRYAEFNLVNDRGTKFGLETNGRTESILMSLPPLASWHYSHAPAVGTPEAKSLACFTKGIDWVNLHTAHG, encoded by the coding sequence ATGAAAGAAGAAATACAGAAATGGTTTAAGAATTTTCAGGAGCGGCTGTGCCAGAGCCTGGAGGAGTGTGACGGTATTGCCAAGTTCCAGGAGGACGTCTGGGACAGACCAGGTGGTGGCGGCGGTGCTGCAAGAGTCATCCAGAATGGTGCCGTGTTTGAGAAAGGCGGCGTCAACTTCTCAGCGGTAGAAGGTGTGTTGCATGAAAGAGCCGCAAAAGCTTTGTTGATGCCAGATCCGCACTTTTTTGCCACAGGTGTTTCAGTGGTCATTCACCCGGAGAACCCGCACGTGCCCATCACGCACATGAACGTGCGGTACTTTGAGGCGGGCAACGGCGAGGCCTGGTTTGGCGGCGGCATTGACCTCACACCCATCTATGTGTATGAAGACCAGGGTAAATTCTTTCATCAGCAGCTTAAAGATACCTGTGACCGTTTTCAAGCCAGCTACTATCCAGAATTCAAGCAGTGGGCCGATGACTATTTTTACATTCCGCACCGCGAAGAAACCCGCGGCATTGGAGGCATCTTCTTTGACCGCCTAACGCCAAAGGAAAATATTTCCCTTGAGGACCGTTTTGCCTTTGTGCAGGCCGTGGCAGATACGTTTGCGCCTACCTATACCCAGATTGTGAACTTCAACCGAGACAAGCCTTACAGTCCCCAGGAAAAAGAATGGCAGCTGATCAGGCGCGGCCGCTACGCCGAGTTCAACCTGGTCAATGACCGTGGCACCAAGTTCGGGCTGGAGACGAACGGCCGCACCGAGTCCATCTTGATGAGCCTTCCTCCCCTTGCCAGTTGGCACTACAGCCACGCTCCGGCCGTGGGTACCCCAGAGGCCAAGTCACTGGCCTGCTTTACCAAAGGAATTGACTGGGTGAACTTGCATACCGCCCATGGATAA
- a CDS encoding phosphatase PAP2 family protein encodes MDKLKSLDQALFLELNGRHSPFWDTIMTMVSNKYVWFPFYAMLIILLIYFYRRKGALMVLSLAASVGLADFVSSGIFKPFFERLRPCHEAVIGATVHVVDGCGGRYGFVSSHAANSFAIVVFLCLILPGRHLWLKIALLVWAFLISYSRIYLGVHYPGDITVGAAIGIFTGWLGVYVYKLLTQRYPFWTA; translated from the coding sequence ATGGATAAGCTTAAATCACTGGACCAGGCGCTTTTCCTGGAGCTGAACGGCCGGCATTCCCCGTTTTGGGATACCATCATGACCATGGTGTCCAACAAGTATGTGTGGTTTCCGTTTTACGCCATGCTGATCATCTTACTGATCTATTTTTATAGAAGGAAAGGGGCTTTAATGGTGCTGTCACTGGCCGCCAGTGTGGGTTTGGCAGATTTTGTGTCTTCTGGCATCTTCAAGCCATTTTTTGAGAGACTGCGCCCGTGTCATGAGGCTGTGATTGGCGCCACTGTGCATGTGGTAGACGGGTGCGGCGGGCGTTACGGATTTGTATCTTCGCACGCGGCCAACTCTTTTGCCATTGTGGTGTTTTTGTGCCTCATCTTGCCCGGTAGACATTTGTGGCTAAAGATAGCCTTGCTGGTCTGGGCCTTCTTGATTTCCTATAGCCGTATTTACCTGGGCGTGCATTACCCCGGAGACATTACCGTAGGCGCAGCCATTGGCATATTCACGGGTTGGCTGGGCGTGTACGTGTACAAACTGCTCACGCAGCGCTACCCTTTCTGGACGGCGTAA